The following proteins are encoded in a genomic region of Enterocloster clostridioformis:
- a CDS encoding IS630 family transposase produces MPKSATPIFLSNDDKSYLKSILQKGTVEARVHRRAKILLLKSDGMADEAIADKLDISRPTVKLCLKKYMESGVKAAMEDSKGRGRRIEITDDAKAWVINIACQKPSAFGLPAELWYPLSLTRYINSVAEQEGYPRMATASEFSIRKILRKAMLNPHKVTYYCEKRDPDFEKKMHDVLVIYKQVELRFDENGSLIPFAGDEEPVHTLSYDEKPGIQAIATTTGDRPPAASTEKMSTVQRDYEYKRLGTLSLLAAIDLLTGEAIPLVSNTHKSSDFVTFLKILDEKYPKGDKIRLILDNHSAHTSRETQEYLNTVPGRFEFVFTPTHGSWLNMVEGFFSKMTRQMLSGIRVGSKEELKERILKYFEEINEVPVPYKWKYRLDTIDLSEEDVGTIVYEVVNAKAASPENQGKRAPKARTRKPRNQITTNA; encoded by the coding sequence ATGCCAAAGAGTGCTACGCCTATTTTTCTTTCCAATGATGATAAGTCATATTTAAAGTCCATTCTACAGAAGGGGACTGTTGAAGCCAGAGTCCACAGGAGAGCCAAAATCCTCTTATTAAAATCAGATGGCATGGCAGATGAAGCCATTGCTGACAAACTCGATATTTCGAGACCGACGGTAAAGCTCTGCCTGAAAAAATATATGGAATCAGGCGTAAAAGCTGCCATGGAAGACAGTAAAGGCCGTGGCCGCAGGATTGAAATTACCGATGATGCAAAGGCATGGGTAATCAATATTGCCTGCCAAAAGCCTTCCGCATTCGGCCTCCCGGCAGAGTTATGGTATCCATTGAGCCTTACCCGCTACATCAATTCCGTTGCTGAACAGGAAGGATATCCCCGTATGGCGACAGCATCTGAGTTTTCTATCCGGAAGATACTTAGGAAAGCAATGCTTAATCCCCATAAGGTCACCTATTATTGTGAAAAACGGGATCCTGACTTTGAAAAGAAGATGCATGATGTGCTGGTCATTTACAAACAGGTTGAACTCCGCTTTGATGAAAATGGAAGTTTGATTCCGTTTGCCGGTGATGAAGAGCCGGTACATACATTATCCTATGATGAAAAGCCCGGGATCCAAGCGATTGCCACCACAACCGGGGACAGGCCCCCGGCTGCCAGTACGGAAAAAATGTCCACCGTACAGCGTGATTATGAGTATAAACGTCTGGGGACGCTCTCCCTATTGGCAGCGATTGACCTGCTGACCGGGGAAGCTATCCCACTGGTAAGCAATACTCATAAAAGCAGCGATTTTGTAACATTCCTTAAAATATTGGATGAGAAATACCCAAAAGGGGACAAAATACGGCTTATACTGGATAACCACTCCGCCCATACATCCAGGGAGACACAGGAATATCTGAATACAGTTCCTGGAAGGTTTGAATTTGTGTTCACACCCACACATGGCTCCTGGCTGAATATGGTGGAAGGCTTTTTCAGCAAAATGACCCGCCAGATGTTGTCCGGGATTCGTGTAGGCTCGAAAGAGGAACTAAAGGAACGGATTTTGAAATACTTTGAAGAAATCAATGAGGTTCCCGTCCCCTACAAATGGAAATACCGCTTGGACACGATTGATCTTTCGGAAGAGGATGTGGGCACAATCGTCTATGAAGTTGTAAATGCGAAAGCAGCAAGTCCTGAAAACCAAGGGAAACGTGCGCCCAAAGCACGGACACGTAAGCCAAGAAATCAGATTACTACCAATGCTTAA
- a CDS encoding YbhB/YbcL family Raf kinase inhibitor-like protein has product MIHWMAANITSNELLEDVGRNGPDFVQGVNSWICIQGGGHSGEMCGRYGGMAPPEGHGTHVYEIKVCALDTMLDLKDGFHLNQMYHGMEGHILDEAVLKGKYANQAVRS; this is encoded by the coding sequence TTGATTCACTGGATGGCGGCCAATATCACGTCCAATGAGCTTTTAGAGGACGTCGGCAGGAATGGCCCTGATTTTGTACAGGGAGTCAACAGCTGGATTTGCATTCAGGGAGGAGGCCATTCCGGGGAAATGTGCGGCCGGTACGGCGGGATGGCGCCGCCGGAGGGGCACGGCACGCATGTTTATGAGATAAAGGTGTGTGCCCTGGATACCATGCTGGATTTAAAGGATGGATTCCATCTGAATCAGATGTATCATGGGATGGAAGGGCATATCCTGGACGAAGCCGTACTGAAGGGTAAGTATGCGAATCAAGCTGTAAGATCATGA
- a CDS encoding winged helix-turn-helix transcriptional regulator yields MDKTVYDTFPLKTEYFLTEKGKAVLKALEIYQKIGIDYMIEAG; encoded by the coding sequence GTGGATAAGACGGTGTATGATACATTTCCCCTGAAAACAGAGTATTTTCTGACGGAGAAGGGGAAAGCGGTATTAAAGGCATTGGAAATCTACCAGAAAATAGGCATTGATTACATGATTGAGGCCGGATAG
- a CDS encoding serine hydrolase domain-containing protein → MMQNENWPVSGWRTAEPGEQGMNRELPQRLHSVITSDYANTNGIVVVRNGCIVCEEYFHGFGPDVPVHVASVTKSVLSALTGIAADKGYIPSVRRKIMEYFPDYTSETHDRNCGNVTIENLLTMTVPYAFEEWKEPLEQLCTSPDWVGFTLDMMRDAGETDKPGRHFQYCTAGAHLLSAVLQRAVGMSTREFANRYLFAPVGMTVIPDYPMETYTYDSLFGEGVRGWVHDPEGVTAGGWGLTMTPRDMARFGLLYLNMGMWNGVRIIPESWVRQSVKRTPSHYGYMWWQFEKKGVAVHAAMGDGGNMICWVPDRNLVVAMTSGFAPDAKNRWLLVRDYILPAVEEIRVGDGPYDNQGRIYLLPGAGPGYDEG, encoded by the coding sequence ATGATGCAAAATGAAAATTGGCCTGTCTCCGGGTGGCGGACGGCAGAGCCCGGAGAGCAGGGAATGAACCGGGAATTACCTCAAAGACTGCATTCTGTCATCACATCGGACTACGCAAATACCAATGGCATCGTGGTGGTCAGAAATGGCTGTATTGTCTGTGAGGAGTACTTTCATGGCTTCGGACCAGATGTTCCGGTCCATGTGGCATCGGTAACAAAGAGCGTGCTGTCCGCATTGACGGGCATTGCGGCGGACAAGGGGTATATACCGTCTGTCAGGCGGAAGATAATGGAGTATTTCCCGGACTATACTTCGGAAACACATGACAGGAACTGCGGGAATGTGACCATTGAAAATCTGCTGACCATGACGGTGCCCTATGCATTTGAGGAATGGAAGGAACCTTTGGAACAGCTGTGTACATCTCCTGACTGGGTGGGATTCACCCTGGATATGATGAGGGATGCCGGGGAAACGGATAAGCCCGGCAGGCATTTCCAATATTGTACGGCGGGAGCCCATCTTTTGTCCGCGGTTTTACAGCGGGCGGTTGGGATGAGCACCCGGGAATTTGCAAACCGCTATCTGTTTGCGCCTGTTGGTATGACGGTGATTCCGGATTATCCCATGGAAACCTATACATATGACAGCCTGTTCGGGGAAGGGGTCAGGGGATGGGTGCACGATCCTGAGGGCGTCACCGCAGGCGGATGGGGTCTGACCATGACGCCCAGGGATATGGCGCGTTTTGGACTGCTGTATCTGAACATGGGTATGTGGAATGGGGTGCGTATCATTCCGGAATCATGGGTCCGCCAGTCTGTGAAGAGAACCCCCAGCCATTATGGCTATATGTGGTGGCAGTTTGAGAAAAAGGGTGTGGCTGTCCACGCTGCCATGGGAGATGGAGGAAACATGATTTGCTGGGTTCCCGACAGGAATCTGGTGGTAGCCATGACGTCCGGTTTTGCGCCGGACGCAAAGAACAGGTGGCTGCTGGTCAGGGATTATATACTGCCGGCTGTTGAGGAAATCAGAGTGGGAGATGGGCCATATGATAATCAGGGAAGAATATACCTGCTCCCTGGAGCTGGTCCAGGATATGATGAAGGGTAA
- a CDS encoding GNAT family N-acetyltransferase — protein MDIKIRQYSEADTEAAVRIWNHIVEEGVAFPQIELLTAETGKQFFSEQSFTGIAYDGAGGDIVGLYILHPNNVGRCGHICNASYAVKSELRGRHIGEALVKHCMEQGKKLGFRILQFNAVVRSNVSALRLYEKLGFTQLGVIPGGFLMKDGSYEDIIPHYHVL, from the coding sequence ATGGATATCAAAATACGGCAGTATTCAGAGGCGGACACAGAGGCGGCAGTCAGGATATGGAACCATATTGTGGAGGAGGGAGTGGCATTTCCGCAGATAGAGCTTCTCACGGCAGAGACTGGGAAACAGTTTTTTTCAGAGCAGTCTTTTACAGGGATTGCGTATGACGGCGCCGGTGGAGACATCGTGGGACTGTATATTCTCCATCCCAATAATGTGGGGCGCTGCGGCCATATCTGCAATGCCAGCTACGCGGTTAAATCCGAGCTGCGGGGACGCCATATCGGTGAGGCGTTGGTGAAGCATTGTATGGAGCAGGGAAAAAAGCTGGGATTCAGGATACTTCAGTTCAACGCCGTGGTAAGGAGTAATGTCTCAGCGCTCCGCCTGTATGAGAAGCTTGGATTTACACAGCTGGGCGTGATACCGGGAGGCTTCCTCATGAAGGACGGGAGCTATGAGGACATCATTCCCCATTATCATGTCCTGTGA
- a CDS encoding YbaK/EbsC family protein has translation MEHAAEAVGCSPAEIAKSLTFLVDGKPVMLVMAGDTRVNSSKFKAYFHQKPSMVPYEQVGELIGHQPGAVCPFAIREDVTVYGILTMIGAMATGFLIVKFKMKNVLGSVYGIRVLISLFMLLFPKGFAFAIIITGFLGITGDSTVPPTAGLITKQFGAFFSSWLGGGCFTTYGNYTLPWVVNTVLCLIASVASFSIKEETV, from the coding sequence GTGGAACACGCAGCGGAAGCCGTCGGATGCAGCCCTGCCGAAATCGCCAAGTCGCTGACCTTTCTTGTGGACGGCAAGCCTGTTATGCTTGTCATGGCGGGGGACACAAGGGTAAACAGCTCAAAATTCAAAGCCTACTTTCACCAAAAACCCAGCATGGTTCCTTATGAACAGGTAGGGGAGTTGATCGGACACCAGCCGGGGGCAGTTTGCCCCTTCGCAATCCGTGAGGACGTGACCGTCTACGGGATACTCACCATGATTGGCGCGATGGCAACAGGATTTTTGATCGTAAAGTTCAAGATGAAAAATGTCCTGGGGAGTGTTTACGGCATCCGCGTTTTGATTTCGCTGTTTATGCTCCTTTTCCCCAAGGGGTTTGCCTTTGCCATCATCATAACGGGATTTTTAGGCATTACAGGTGACTCAACGGTTCCGCCCACAGCGGGGCTGATTACAAAGCAGTTTGGAGCCTTTTTCAGTTCGTGGCTGGGCGGGGGCTGCTTCACAACCTATGGGAACTATACGCTCCCTTGGGTCGTGAATACCGTCCTTTGCCTGATTGCGTCAGTAGCGAGCTTTTCAATTAAGGAGGAAACTGTATGA
- a CDS encoding integrase core domain-containing protein: MLHSFSRKGNPYDNACIESFHSVMKKEDIYLHTYQDFREARRAILEYIEGWYNRKRIHSAIGYMIPQQKEEEELKRQNKLSTFCVQSIDISPSFRFHLTMDTLVVQLYTSPIPGYVWDFHPLERVHGAQTKTSAGYNARHRLTLISRLITASLIFCLLSFGSYPLSLIPQHNIMRPAFHYTGG, encoded by the coding sequence ATACTCCATTCATTCAGCCGTAAAGGGAATCCCTATGATAATGCCTGCATAGAATCCTTCCATTCCGTAATGAAAAAGGAAGATATCTATCTCCACACATATCAGGATTTCAGAGAAGCCCGGAGGGCAATCCTTGAGTACATAGAGGGCTGGTATAACCGTAAGAGAATCCATAGTGCCATCGGCTATATGATACCACAGCAGAAGGAGGAGGAAGAATTAAAAAGGCAGAATAAACTTTCAACTTTTTGTGTCCAAAGTATTGACATAAGTCCATCCTTCAGATTCCACCTCACGATGGACACCCTTGTTGTTCAGCTATACACTTCCCCGATACCTGGGTACGTTTGGGACTTTCACCCGTTAGAGCGCGTCCATGGTGCGCAAACCAAAACAAGTGCCGGGTACAATGCCCGGCACCGCCTCACTCTTATCAGCCGCCTGATAACCGCGTCTCTTATCTTTTGCCTCTTATCTTTTGGTTCTTATCCTCTATCTCTTATCCCTCAGCATAACATCATGCGCCCCGCCTTCCACTATACTGGTGGATGA
- a CDS encoding IMP dehydrogenase encodes MAFYFEEPSRTFSEYLLIPGYSSTQCIPSQVSLKTPLVKYKKGTEPDITINIPMVSAIMQSVSDDRMAIALAQEGGISFIYGSQAIEKQAEMIHKVKRYRAGFVVSDSNVSPDMTLADVLAITEETGHSTIAVTADGKPNGKLLGIVTNKDYRVSRMGPDTKVKDFMTTLENLVYADESTTLKEANDIIWEHKINCLPLVNRNQELVYLVFRKDYDTHKKNENELIDSSKRYMVGAGINTRDYAERVPALLEAGADVLCIDSSEGFSEWQKITIDYIRKNYGDSVKVGAGNVVDGDGFRFLAEAGADFVKVGIGGGAICITREQKGIGRGQATALIEVAKARDEYYKETGVYVPICSDGGIVHDYHITLALAMGADFIMLGRYFARFDESPTKRVNVNGSYMKEYWGEGSARARNWQRYDMGGDKKLSFEEGVDSFVPYAGSLKDNVNLTLSKVRSTMCNCGALTIPELQEKAKITLVSSTSIVEGGAHDVMLRDKR; translated from the coding sequence ATGGCATTCTATTTTGAGGAACCTTCCCGCACGTTCAGCGAGTATCTTCTGATTCCAGGCTATTCATCCACCCAGTGCATCCCTTCCCAGGTGAGCCTGAAGACGCCTCTGGTAAAATATAAGAAAGGAACGGAACCGGACATAACCATTAATATCCCTATGGTTTCTGCCATCATGCAGTCTGTATCGGATGACAGGATGGCCATTGCCCTTGCACAGGAAGGCGGAATTTCCTTTATATACGGGTCCCAGGCCATTGAGAAGCAGGCTGAGATGATTCACAAGGTGAAGCGGTATCGGGCCGGTTTTGTGGTAAGCGATTCCAATGTATCGCCGGATATGACGCTGGCGGATGTGCTGGCCATCACGGAGGAGACGGGCCATTCCACCATTGCGGTGACTGCGGACGGAAAGCCCAACGGAAAGCTGTTAGGCATTGTCACCAATAAGGATTACCGTGTCAGCAGGATGGGACCCGATACCAAGGTAAAGGACTTTATGACAACGCTGGAGAATTTAGTTTATGCCGACGAGTCTACCACCCTGAAGGAAGCCAATGACATCATCTGGGAGCACAAGATTAACTGTCTTCCACTGGTGAACAGGAACCAGGAGCTGGTGTACCTGGTTTTCCGCAAGGACTATGACACCCATAAGAAGAATGAAAACGAACTCATTGACAGCTCCAAGCGGTATATGGTGGGAGCCGGTATTAATACAAGGGATTATGCGGAGCGTGTGCCTGCCCTGCTGGAGGCGGGAGCGGACGTGCTGTGCATTGACAGCTCTGAAGGCTTTTCCGAGTGGCAGAAGATTACCATTGACTATATCAGGAAGAATTACGGGGATTCGGTGAAGGTAGGAGCCGGCAACGTGGTGGACGGAGACGGATTCCGGTTCCTGGCAGAGGCGGGAGCTGATTTTGTCAAGGTGGGAATTGGCGGCGGCGCCATCTGTATTACCCGCGAACAGAAGGGAATCGGAAGAGGACAGGCCACAGCCCTGATTGAGGTGGCAAAGGCCAGGGACGAGTATTATAAGGAGACAGGCGTATACGTGCCCATCTGTTCAGACGGCGGCATTGTACACGATTATCATATCACGCTGGCACTGGCCATGGGCGCTGATTTCATCATGCTGGGACGGTACTTTGCCAGGTTTGACGAAAGCCCTACCAAGAGAGTGAATGTCAATGGAAGCTACATGAAGGAATACTGGGGCGAAGGCAGCGCCAGAGCCAGGAACTGGCAGCGGTATGATATGGGCGGGGATAAGAAGCTGTCCTTCGAGGAGGGCGTGGACTCCTTTGTTCCATACGCCGGAAGCCTTAAAGACAATGTAAATCTCACTCTGAGCAAGGTGCGCTCCACCATGTGCAACTGCGGAGCCCTTACCATTCCGGAGCTCCAGGAGAAGGCAAAAATCACCCTGGTATCATCCACCAGTATAGTGGAAGGCGGGGCGCATGATGTTATGCTGAGGGATAAGAGATAG
- the dcd gene encoding dCTP deaminase, whose product MILSDRTLFKMLEEGTLSITPLDKEQVQPASVDIRLGDTFSIVEDLSTGIITLKDEVRYKTINTDTYILLPGQFVLATTMEYVSLPDNLTAFVEGRSSLGRLGLFIQNAGWVDPGFQGEITLELFNANRCAIELKAGRRVGQLVFAEMDDIAMKPYNGKYQGQRGATGSRVYMD is encoded by the coding sequence ATGATTTTATCGGACAGGACACTATTTAAAATGCTGGAGGAAGGTACTTTATCAATCACACCGTTAGACAAAGAGCAGGTACAGCCGGCCAGCGTGGATATACGCCTGGGGGATACTTTCAGCATTGTGGAGGATTTATCCACAGGAATCATTACCTTAAAGGATGAGGTCAGGTATAAGACCATAAACACAGACACCTACATCCTTCTTCCGGGCCAGTTTGTGCTCGCCACAACCATGGAGTATGTTTCCCTGCCGGACAACCTGACCGCCTTTGTGGAGGGGAGAAGTTCCCTGGGACGTCTGGGCCTGTTTATACAGAATGCGGGCTGGGTGGATCCGGGCTTTCAGGGGGAGATTACTCTTGAACTATTCAATGCTAACCGCTGTGCCATTGAGCTGAAGGCAGGACGCAGGGTTGGCCAGCTGGTGTTTGCGGAAATGGATGATATAGCCATGAAACCATACAATGGAAAATATCAGGGGCAGAGGGGAGCCACCGGGTCGCGGGTATATATGGACTGA
- a CDS encoding TetR/AcrR family transcriptional regulator, whose protein sequence is MERKTARISKEPEVRRQEILDTAMWVFMEKGYEAATMRDIAAAMHVVPGLCYRYFESKQVLYDTVIEQYVKDITYPMIELLKETERSLDGFLDKMEQLFMQTDGKEKYHHFFHKKENHDLQMLMSVKLCETIEPYMEEKLRIMNEKGITRVKNIPITASYMLFGAVPVLENDELSTAEKASGIRMIMKCILGL, encoded by the coding sequence ATGGAACGCAAGACGGCCAGAATATCCAAGGAGCCGGAGGTCCGCCGGCAGGAGATATTGGACACGGCCATGTGGGTTTTTATGGAAAAGGGATATGAGGCAGCTACCATGAGAGATATTGCGGCAGCCATGCATGTGGTGCCGGGATTGTGTTATCGGTATTTTGAGTCCAAGCAGGTACTGTATGATACTGTAATCGAGCAGTACGTAAAGGATATTACGTACCCTATGATTGAACTTCTGAAAGAAACGGAGCGTTCGCTGGATGGTTTTCTGGACAAAATGGAACAGCTGTTTATGCAGACAGACGGAAAAGAAAAGTATCATCATTTCTTTCATAAAAAGGAAAATCATGATCTTCAGATGCTTATGTCGGTTAAGCTGTGTGAGACCATTGAACCTTATATGGAGGAGAAGCTGCGGATAATGAATGAAAAGGGAATCACAAGGGTTAAGAATATACCGATTACAGCATCCTACATGCTCTTTGGCGCGGTTCCTGTCCTGGAGAACGATGAATTGTCAACAGCTGAGAAGGCATCGGGTATCCGCATGATAATGAAATGTATTTTAGGTCTGTAA
- a CDS encoding DUF6199 family natural product biosynthesis protein produces the protein MGLISLFALGLAMIMKPEYLWEVEHIFTVDGAGPTGLYLTFLQASGTFFMICSVAAALYILLP, from the coding sequence TTGGGTCTGATTTCTCTATTTGCTTTAGGTCTGGCCATGATTATGAAGCCGGAATATCTCTGGGAAGTTGAACATATTTTCACAGTGGACGGCGCGGGGCCAACCGGTCTTTATTTAACATTTTTGCAGGCCAGCGGGACATTTTTTATGATATGTTCCGTTGCTGCGGCACTCTATATTTTGCTTCCATAG
- a CDS encoding response regulator transcription factor gives MRILVIEDEKRLAFTLADMIGGAGYYTDISHDGAEGLDLAKTGIYDATVLDVMLPGMDGYKVLEKLRSARNMAPVLMLTARSELADRVRGLDAGADYYLTKPFATEEFLACLRTVLRRHGDIAPDTLSFGDLILTPSTPVFICGENSVSLSARELELMSLLIQNSSQYLPKETILLKVWGYDANVNSNSVEAYISFLRKKLSLLGSCVSICVMRNIGYKLEVSL, from the coding sequence ATGCGCATATTAGTGATTGAAGACGAGAAACGGCTTGCATTTACTCTGGCTGACATGATAGGCGGGGCCGGATATTATACAGATATTTCCCATGACGGGGCAGAGGGACTGGATCTGGCAAAAACCGGTATTTATGACGCCACTGTCCTGGATGTGATGCTTCCCGGAATGGATGGATACAAAGTCCTGGAAAAATTGAGAAGCGCCCGCAACATGGCGCCGGTGCTCATGCTGACTGCCAGGTCGGAACTTGCTGACCGGGTCAGGGGATTAGACGCCGGAGCAGACTACTATCTGACAAAGCCGTTTGCCACAGAAGAATTCCTGGCCTGTCTGCGCACTGTGCTGAGGCGGCACGGAGATATTGCGCCCGACACCCTGTCCTTTGGGGATCTTATCCTCACGCCTTCCACGCCAGTATTTATCTGCGGCGAAAACAGCGTGTCCTTAAGCGCCAGGGAACTGGAACTCATGAGTCTCCTGATACAAAACAGCAGCCAGTATCTCCCAAAGGAAACCATACTTCTTAAGGTCTGGGGATATGACGCCAATGTAAATTCCAACAGTGTAGAGGCTTACATATCATTTCTGCGCAAGAAGCTCTCTCTGCTGGGGTCCTGTGTTTCCATATGCGTCATGAGAAACATTGGATATAAGCTGGAGGTGTCACTATGA
- a CDS encoding helix-turn-helix domain-containing protein, with product MHISYKPLWHTLIERNMRKEDLRLAAGLTTNMIANMGKGKHISMETLTKICETLNCGILDVIELEQDEADS from the coding sequence ATGCACATAAGCTACAAACCGCTATGGCATACGCTGATAGAGCGCAATATGCGGAAAGAGGACTTGCGGCTTGCCGCCGGTCTTACCACAAATATGATTGCCAATATGGGGAAGGGAAAGCATATCAGCATGGAAACGCTGACGAAGATTTGTGAAACCCTGAATTGTGGCATTTTAGATGTGATAGAATTGGAACAGGATGAAGCCGATTCGTAA
- a CDS encoding nuclear transport factor 2 family protein, protein MNEREKIIRLWFDMWLKQEDLGIDDIFTEDVIYIESWSPKYDNRATVKHWFNEWNTRGKVLVWDIKQYFHKENSTIVEWYFKNQMDNGNVEDFDGISLIEWTEDNRIKFLKEFGCNRYNYNPYQNSDLPQFRNETAKWF, encoded by the coding sequence ATGAATGAACGAGAAAAAATAATTCGATTATGGTTCGATATGTGGCTAAAACAAGAGGATTTAGGAATAGATGATATTTTTACAGAAGATGTAATTTACATTGAGAGTTGGAGTCCTAAATACGATAACCGGGCTACTGTAAAGCATTGGTTCAATGAATGGAATACCCGTGGAAAAGTTCTTGTATGGGACATAAAGCAGTATTTCCACAAAGAAAATTCAACGATTGTCGAGTGGTATTTCAAAAATCAGATGGATAATGGAAATGTTGAAGATTTTGACGGAATATCGCTGATTGAATGGACAGAAGATAATAGAATCAAGTTCTTAAAAGAGTTTGGTTGCAACCGATACAATTATAATCCGTACCAGAACAGTGATTTACCGCAATTCAGAAACGAAACAGCAAAATGGTTTTAA
- a CDS encoding helix-turn-helix domain-containing protein — MKSRITIQERLKDLRKEKNLYLEQLAQLTGISKSALGSYETDDYKEINHNNLVILADFYGVSVDYILCRTENREQINTPLSELHISDEMVELLKSEQINNRLLCEIATHEKFKRLMTDTEIYIDGHATARFRDINESLEEQRLALIKNHTHADGDLYSETLLAAQLEEEDFFCHVTHKTWDAILHDIRKAHEHDIDSTPDFSLAKKMALEIKKALAAPGDHLTKIWKIIFNLLDIDFDKLTADEQKVLKKVLAKSPVIKNNPLNFRRRRK, encoded by the coding sequence ATGAAATCACGCATTACCATACAGGAACGGCTGAAAGATTTACGCAAAGAGAAAAACTTATATCTGGAACAACTAGCGCAGCTTACCGGCATTTCAAAGTCTGCCCTCGGCAGCTATGAAACGGACGATTACAAAGAAATCAACCACAATAACCTTGTGATACTGGCAGATTTTTATGGCGTGTCTGTTGATTACATACTTTGCCGGACAGAAAACAGGGAGCAGATAAACACGCCTTTGTCAGAACTGCATATTAGTGATGAAATGGTGGAGCTGCTGAAAAGTGAGCAGATCAACAACCGGCTTCTCTGTGAGATTGCCACCCATGAAAAATTCAAGCGGCTAATGACGGACACGGAAATTTACATAGACGGTCACGCCACCGCACGTTTCCGGGATATAAACGAATCGCTGGAAGAACAGCGGCTTGCCCTTATCAAAAACCACACCCACGCTGACGGCGATTTATACTCGGAAACGCTTCTTGCCGCCCAATTAGAGGAAGAAGATTTTTTCTGCCATGTTACGCATAAAACATGGGACGCCATTCTCCACGACATACGGAAAGCCCATGAACATGACATTGACAGTACGCCGGATTTCTCTCTTGCAAAGAAGATGGCCCTGGAAATCAAAAAAGCCCTCGCAGCTCCCGGGGACCACCTTACAAAAATCTGGAAAATCATCTTCAACCTGCTTGATATTGACTTTGACAAGCTGACCGCTGATGAACAGAAAGTGTTGAAAAAGGTTCTTGCAAAATCGCCCGTTATCAAGAACAATCCGCTGAATTTCCGGCGCAGGAGAAAATAA
- a CDS encoding DeoR family transcriptional regulator, with protein sequence MNYEFMMIDTPLPPCMPLPRATLRLPVSNTAKVMYARLLDEILTDGVEDSNGILFIRFPIVELAAALSRSPMTVKRSLNELEQAGMIMRVRQGVGEANHIYILLPKEDAAHER encoded by the coding sequence ATGAATTATGAATTTATGATGATTGACACACCCCTGCCGCCCTGTATGCCCCTGCCGAGGGCAACGCTGCGGCTGCCGGTCAGCAATACCGCAAAGGTCATGTACGCCCGCCTGTTAGATGAAATCCTCACGGACGGCGTGGAGGACAGCAACGGGATTCTGTTTATCCGCTTCCCCATCGTGGAGCTTGCGGCGGCACTTTCCCGAAGCCCCATGACCGTGAAGCGTTCCCTGAATGAACTGGAACAGGCTGGAATGATTATGCGTGTCCGGCAGGGCGTTGGGGAAGCCAACCACATTTATATTTTACTTCCGAAGGAGGACGCCGCCCATGAACGATAA
- a CDS encoding DUF3847 domain-containing protein, which produces MNDKLEKLNQEIEKGEKKLRRLKHEEKILQNRAKQLTRNERTHRLCTRGAALESYLPHPELVTDEQVSTILKLLFHRSENRKIMEQVLAEKPENE; this is translated from the coding sequence ATGAACGATAAGCTGGAAAAACTCAATCAGGAGATTGAAAAAGGGGAAAAGAAGCTGCGCCGGTTGAAGCATGAGGAAAAAATCTTGCAGAACCGGGCGAAGCAATTAACCCGGAATGAACGGACGCACCGGCTCTGTACCAGAGGGGCGGCACTGGAAAGCTATCTGCCCCACCCGGAGCTTGTGACGGATGAACAGGTCAGCACGATTTTGAAGCTGCTGTTCCATCGGAGCGAAAACCGAAAAATCATGGAACAGGTACTTGCAGAGAAGCCGGAAAATGAGTAA